One Yimella lutea DNA window includes the following coding sequences:
- the secF gene encoding protein translocase subunit SecF, whose protein sequence is MASFAQFGNDLYTGRRQFDFVGRRKTWYVISAILLVVAAAGLLGRGLNLGLEFKGGSELRVQGVTQMDNYEERAKDAVSSATGANDSLNVTKLGDNQVRIQAKKLGDNSAATTDKVSNALAEEFGVPATSIDSSYIGPSWGETVTRKALIALIVFLVLVSVVLAIYFRTWAMAVAALVALMHDLAFTVGIYALSGFEVSPATMIGFLTILGYSIYDTVVVFDKVRENVDEAHATGKRSYAQAANYAVNQTLVRSINTSVVALLPILALLVVGFTMLGPGTLLDLALVLFIGIAVGTYSSIFIATPLLVSLRNREPANKELARRAAQYQEATGADHAGTAETSSGVVDPEREKELVAARKERTARKREVHPWATKDDA, encoded by the coding sequence CTTCGTCGGACGCCGCAAGACCTGGTACGTCATCTCCGCGATCCTTCTCGTCGTCGCGGCCGCCGGCCTGCTCGGCCGGGGTCTGAACCTCGGCCTGGAGTTCAAGGGCGGCTCGGAGCTTCGCGTCCAGGGCGTCACCCAGATGGACAACTACGAGGAGCGCGCCAAGGACGCCGTGAGTTCCGCCACCGGTGCCAACGACTCGCTCAACGTCACCAAACTGGGTGACAACCAGGTACGCATCCAGGCCAAGAAACTCGGCGACAACTCGGCCGCGACGACCGACAAGGTCTCGAACGCGCTGGCCGAGGAGTTCGGTGTCCCGGCCACCTCCATCGACAGTTCGTACATCGGACCGTCCTGGGGTGAGACCGTCACCCGCAAGGCCCTGATCGCGTTGATCGTCTTCCTGGTGCTGGTGTCCGTCGTGCTCGCGATCTACTTCCGCACGTGGGCGATGGCGGTCGCCGCGCTGGTCGCGTTGATGCACGACCTCGCGTTCACCGTCGGCATTTACGCGCTGTCCGGGTTCGAGGTCTCGCCGGCCACGATGATCGGCTTCCTGACGATCCTCGGTTACTCGATCTACGACACCGTCGTCGTGTTCGACAAGGTGCGTGAGAACGTCGACGAGGCGCACGCCACCGGTAAGCGTTCCTACGCGCAGGCTGCCAACTACGCCGTCAACCAGACGCTCGTCCGTTCGATCAACACCTCGGTCGTCGCGTTGCTGCCGATCCTGGCGTTGCTGGTCGTCGGATTCACCATGCTCGGCCCGGGCACCCTGCTCGACCTCGCGCTGGTGCTGTTCATCGGCATCGCCGTCGGCACGTACTCCTCGATCTTCATCGCCACTCCGCTGCTGGTGTCGCTGCGCAACCGTGAGCCCGCCAACAAGGAACTGGCCCGGCGCGCGGCGCAGTACCAGGAAGCGACCGGAGCCGACCACGCAGGCACCGCCGAGACCTCGTCCGGCGTCGTCGACCCGGAGCGGGAGAAGGAACTCGTCGCCGCCCGCAAGGAACGCACCGCCCGTAAGCGTGAGGTGCACCCGTGGGCCACGAAGGACGACGCGTGA
- a CDS encoding adenine phosphoribosyltransferase — translation MSNASQVLLERVRDIPDFPRPGVLFKDLNPLFADPDAFALVLGEVASGWEGTIDLVAGIEARGFVVGAALAQRMGVGFLPVRKAGKLPGETIDQTYDLEYGTATIEIPADACEGKRVLLVDDVLATGGTAAAAVSLLERAGATVVGIEFLLEVGFLEGRRLLEGHEVAVVATV, via the coding sequence GTGAGCAACGCCTCGCAGGTGCTCCTGGAGCGCGTGCGCGACATCCCCGACTTCCCCCGGCCGGGCGTGTTGTTCAAGGACCTCAACCCCCTGTTCGCGGACCCCGACGCGTTCGCTCTCGTGCTCGGCGAGGTGGCGTCCGGCTGGGAGGGCACGATCGACCTGGTCGCCGGCATCGAAGCTCGCGGCTTCGTCGTGGGCGCTGCGCTGGCCCAGCGGATGGGCGTGGGTTTCCTGCCGGTGCGCAAGGCTGGCAAGTTGCCGGGGGAGACGATCGACCAGACGTACGACCTGGAGTACGGCACCGCCACCATCGAGATCCCGGCCGACGCGTGCGAGGGCAAGCGCGTGCTGTTGGTCGACGACGTGCTGGCCACCGGGGGCACCGCCGCCGCTGCGGTCTCGCTGCTGGAACGGGCGGGCGCGACGGTCGTCGGAATCGAGTTCCTGCTCGAGGTCGGGTTCCTGGAGGGGCGCCGGCTGCTGGAGGGTCACGAGGTCGCGGTCGTCGCGACCGTGTGA